The segment TTTTCCAGGATCCAGCGTGCGACGAGTTCCCCTTCGCGCCCGGCATCGGTTGCAATGATGACTTCATTGACATCGCTGCGGTTTAATTGCGCTTTTACTGCATTGTATTGTTTCATTGACTGTTTGATCGGCACGAGTTTAAACGGATCCGGAATAATCGGCAAGTTCTCCATTTTCCATTCTTTGAAGTCGTTGTCGTATTGCTCCGGCTGTGCCTGTGTCACCAAATGGCCAAGCGCCCATGTGACGATATATTGTTTGCCTTCCAAAAATCCATTGCCTTTTTGTGAACATCCCAGTACGCGTGCAATATCGCGTGCTACGGATGGCTTTTCTGCAAGTACTACTGATTTCAATTTATTCACCCTCATTTCGTATAGCGTATATTATAGCATCTTCCGGTTTTGATGGCTTTTCGCGGGGGTTGGAAAGTATTTGTCGGTTTGCGGACAGTATTTTATGCTGTGCGGACAGTAAATCTCGGTTCCCGGACAGTAGCCAGCTTTTTTCCAATTTCAACTTGCTGTCTTCACTTTTGTAAGCTATATTCATAAAGAAGAAAGGAGTTGTTAGATTGATACTTAAACAACGCCAGGCTCCGCCCGAACTCTTCCAGCTCGAAAGTTTACTCAAGAGACTTCCTCCTACCCATACCCAATTCCCCCATTGGTCAGAAAAACTTCGGCGAATCAGCGCCGGCTATCACGGCGAACAACGCATTGATTCCCTTTGGCACGAAATCGACATCCCAATCCCCCACTATTTTATCCATGATTTATTTATTCAAAAACAGCAATCCTCACATCAAATCGACACTCTTCTTATAACCAGCCATTTCATTTTAATTCTTGAAGTCAAAAGCATTTCCGGCCTGCTTCATTTTGATGTGCAAACTCGTCAATTTTCTAGGACAAATAAAGACGGCAGCATTGACGGCTTGCGGAATCCCGATGACCAAGTACGGCGCCATGAGAAATGGATTGAGCAATTCCTAACCGAACGTAAAATAAAACTGCCCGTTATCGGTGCCATCGTTTTTACTTATCCTTCTGCAGTTATTCAATCGAGAGCTGGAAAACGCATCATGATCCAATCTTCAGGGTTGCCTTTTTTGATGGATCAATTGCTGAAAGAATATCCAAGGGAGATTCTTTCAAAAGCATTAATCAAGAAGCTCTCAGGTCAACTCACGAAACTCCACTTAATAAAACCGCTTTCTCCATTAATATTGCCAAGCGGCTTATTGACTGGAGTTCTATGCTCAAGATGCGAAAGAGAGAAAATGTTTTATAAGCGAAAAAACTGGTTTTGCAACATTTGTCTATTTTCAGATCCACACGCACACCTGGATGCTTTAAAACAATATCGTTCTTTATTTGGCTCTACGATTTCAAATCGGGAATTTCGCGCATTTACCGGCATTTCTTCTGTATCCGCTGCTTCTAAACTTTTGGCTGCTTCCAAGATGGCCTTTGAGGGAAGTTTCAAAGATCGGGTATACCATATTCCAGAGGATTTTTTGAGTGCGGACAGTATTCTACCAAGTTAGGACAGTATTTTATTAATCGCGGACAGTATTAGTTCATTCCCGGACAGTATTGCCATTTTTTCGCCGCCAATCGGTTCAAATAAAACAAAAAAACCTCCCGCGGGAGGTTTTTCTTCTGCCAATCAAGGATTGTCAATCGTTTCCTTGGATAAATGCTTGCTCATCTCAGCATATTGGACGAAAACACGGGCCAATTCGCGCAAGCGATCGTGAACGTCTTCATTAATGATAGTATTGTTGTCATCAAAATGGCTAGTGTGCGTATACACATAGTTCGGTGTTACGAGGCAGCGGAAATAATCGAGTATCGGCTTCAGCTGATTTTCAATGACCAGATGATGCTGATACGTGCCTCCGTTTGCTACGATGGAAACCGGCTTATAGCGCATCGTGCGAGGGTGCAGCATATCAAATGTGTTTTTCAGCACTCCAGGAATAGAGCCTTGGAAAATCGGAGATGCGATAATGTAGCCATCTGCATTTTCAAAGCGGCGAACGATTTCCCGCATATCCTCGTTGTATTCGCCAAGTGGCCGGCCATCAACAAATTGATGCTCATAATCAGCCAAGTTTAAAATGAGAAGCTCCATCTCCGGATTGAAATCTTTGATATATGTTTGCACTTGCTCCAAAATCACACCGGTCTTCGAACCAATAATGGTTCCATCCACTAATAAAATCTTCATAAGATAAATCCTCCTTGAATACGTATCTGCCGGACAGTTCCGCTGTCCCTGAATGTCTCACTTTGAAAAACTTAACAGAGTTTCCCAAAGCTGATTTACTTTATCATAGCAAAGTCCGATTCATAATACGTATTGATTGAGCTTATCCAAGTCAGATTTCATTCTTAAGACTGAATTCCGCTTTTAATCCGGCTGGTTTCCAATTTCTCTTGCGTGCGGATTTCCTGATGGGCCGGCGGTGAAAAGCTGACAATGGTATCTCCTGTTTTCGGTTCCGCCCCGTTTTCAGCGGTAAAGAATTCAATCTTTCCTTGCGCCCGCTCAATGAATAAAGGAATGGTGCCTTCCACTGACTTCTCACGGAATTTTTCATAAGTAAATTGCTCAGTCAACTGCGTTTTCCGCATGGCGTATCCTTCCTCAGCCTTTTCTTCAAGTGCCTGGATGTTCCATTCTGGGCCGAATAAGGTTTTGCCGCTGAGAGAAGCATGGAAATCTTTCGGATTTCCTATATGGATAGCAGTTTGAAATAAATGCGTACGCCCCAGTTTCGGCACGAAATTACTGGTGACCAATGAATTATACGAATCGTTCTCACTCGCTACAATCATCGTTTCATAAGGCGTTAAATCTTTCTCATACTCGGTATGTTCCGATAGGATTTCTCCGTTGAAATTTGGCACGCCTTCCTCGCGGGCCAATCGCAGGCGGCCCCACGCCGAGTCCACAATCAAAACGTTCTTATTCATATCGTGCAGCATTTTGCCCAGTTTTACAGTGAACCGGCTGCTCCCAACAATCAGTATTCCGGGTTCAACGGATGAAACAAGCCCCAGCTTCCTCCCGAGCCAGCCGATGGAAAATCCATGTGCCACGACGGTTGAGAAGACCAAGGCAAACGTCAGCGCCGTCAATAATTCCGCGTCTTCGAATCCTGCGTCCATCAATGTCGCGGCAAAGTAGCCGGAGACCGTCAGCGCGACAATTCCGCGCGGCGCAATCCAGCCGACCAACAACTTTTCCTGGAACGATAAATTAGTTCCGATTGTTGAAAGCCAGATAGACAGCGGGCGGACGATAAAGAGCATCGCCAGGACAAAGGCGATAATCCGAGGATTAAAGATTCCAATCAATATGTCCAAGCTCAACGATGCCGTCAGCATAACGAAAATGCTCGAGATCAACAGCACCGAAATATTTTCTTTGAAATGGCGCATTTCATTGATGGATGTGATATTCATATTCGCCATCATGATGCCCATTGACGTAACGGCAAGCAATCCTGTTTGGGGCATAACGGTATCTGAAACGGCAAATACCAGCAGCACAACCGCAAACACCATCGGCGACTTGAGGAATTCAGGCACTTGCCCTTTTTCGAACATCCTGCCCATCCCCCAGCCGGCAACAATGCCAAGGAGCACTGAAAACAATGAGGCTAAAAAGAACAAGCCGAACGCCGATGCGGATTCTTCTCCCATTGCGAATAAAACAAATTGAAAAGCGAATAATGCCAGCAATGCACCGAAAGGATCGACGACAATGCCTTCCCATTTCAAAATCGCTGCCGGACGAGGTTTTAATTTTGCCTGCCGCAGCATCGGCAGAATCACTGTCGGCCCGGTAACAATGAACAAGCCGCCGATAACAAACGAAACGGCGAGTGACAGACCGGCCATATAGTGAGCGGCGAGCGATCCCGCAATCCAGGCGATAAACGCCCCCCATGTAGCAATGCGCCATAGCGGCTTGCTGAAGTTTTTTACTTCTTTAAAATTTAAATTCAGGCTTCCTTCAAATAAAATAATGGCCACAGCCAATGAAATGATCGGGCTGAATAATTCACCGAACCTTTCCGCTGGAGAAATAATGCCGAATATGGGACCTACAAGAAGCCCGGAAATCGACATAAGGACAATGGCAGGCAGCTGCAGCCGCCAAGCAATCCATTGTGATAAAACTCCAAGGAAAAAAATCAGCATCAAACCGAATAAGATAGAATTAATGAGATATTGCCTCCCTTTTTGATAGTTAAATCATACTTTTTTTCTTCTGCTAAAACTTCCTTGACCATTATAGAGGTTTTACTATTGATGTGAAAAGCAACAACTAAGCCGTTAGGGATTTAAAATTGTGTATAATGTGATACAATGGAAAAAAATCTAAGGGTGAATCTAGTGAACCGACAGGAACTTGAGTATGAAATTGCTGAACTAAAAAGTGATTACACACGCCAACAAGGTGATATTGAAAAGTTGGAAACCACTGGACATGCAAGAATGGTGGACCAGGCAGAAGAACGCTTGGAAAAAATGGAACAACGCCTCGCGGAATTGAATAAAAAACTCGCGGAACTGTAGCCCGCGAATTTTTTTTTGCATTTCTCCCCTTCGTCCCTTATCCCTCAAGGACTTTATACTTTTTTATGGTTTAACTGCAGCGGCGAGGGTTTCGGGTTATAAGCCAACCCAGCTGCGCAGCAAAGAACGCCACTTCGCTGGTCCGTCTTATGCCTGTCAGAGCTGAACAGGCACTTCTACTTTTCATGGCTGTGCGGCTGGAAAAATGCCGCTTCGCCGGTTCGTCTTATGCCCGTCGAACCTGAACCGCCGCTTCCGCTTTTCTTATTGTCCAGCTCCGGCGCCTAGCCCCTCGAGTCGCTTCAGTCTGGCCTGCGATGGCAAAGAGCGCCATCACTGCCCAGCCTTCCAGCGCTTGTCGGAGCTACACAGGCACCTGCGCTTTTCTTAGCACCTACACTTTTCTTAAAATATGGAGGAATTAAATAAATGAGTTTATTAACAGTAGAGAATTTAAGCCATACTTTCGGAGACCGCACACTTTTCAATGATGTGTCGTTCCGTCTAGTTGAAGGCGAACATGTGGGCCTTGTCGGAGCTAACGGCGTCGGCAAATCCACATTGATGAATATTTTAACAGGAAAAATTATGTACGACTCCGGCCGCGTCGAATGGCAGCCGAAAACGCATTACGGTTACTTGGACCAGCATACTCAATTGACGCCTGGGCGCTCAATGCGCGAAACGCTTCAAGATGCCTTCCTGCCACTTTATAAAAAAGAGGAAGAATTGAATGACATCGCTATGCAAATGGGCGATGCCGATCCTGACCGCCTTGAAGAACTTCTTGAAGAAATGGCCGAAGTGCAAGATGCATTGGATGCCGGCGACTTCTACACGCTTGATGTAAAAATTGAAGAGATTGCACGCGGACTCGGACTTGATGCAATCGGCCTGGAACGTCCTGTTGAAGCTCTGTCAGGGGGACAGCGGACCAAGCTGCTTCTTGCCAAATTGCTTTTGGAAAAACCGAAAGTCCTTTTGCTGGATGAGCCGACCAACTATCTGGATGAAGAACATATCCAGTGGCTTGTTAACTACTTAAAGAATTACCCGCATGCGTTCTTGTTGATTTCGCATGATACGGAATTTATGAGCAGCGTAACCGGCGTCATTTTCCACTTGGAATTTTCCCGCTTGTCCCGTTATACAGCGACTTATGAAAAATTCATCGAGCTTGCTGAGCTTGCAAAACAGCAGCATTTGGACGCTTACGAACGACAAGCCGATATGATCAAGAAAACCGAGACCTTCATCGCGAAAAACAAAGCGCGGGCGTCCACAACTGGACGCGCAAAATCACGCCAGAAGCAATTGGATCGCATGGACCGCATTGAAAAACCGGAAATTGCAGCCAAACCGCAATTTTCGTTCAAAGAAACCCGCAGCCCGAGCCGCTATGTAGTAGAAGCAGAAGCTTTGACCATCGGCTACGACAAGCCGCTTCTTCCGCCTCTTACATTCATGATTGAACGAGGCGAGAAAATCGCGCTTGTCGGCATGAACGGCGTCGGTAAATCGACTTTGCTGAAAACGATGCTCGGCAAAGTTAAACCTTTGGATGGCGACGTTCTGCTCGGAGAATATTTGACACCGAGTTATTTTGAACAGGAAACCAAAGCACCTACCCATACGCCGCTTGATGAAATCTGGTCCGCTTACCCGAGCTTGGATCAAGGCCAAGTACGTGGCGCTCTTGCCCGGACCGGATTGAAAAACGAACACATCTCCCGTTCGATGACGCAATTGAGCGGCGGCGAACAAGCCAAAGTCCGCTTATGCAAATTAATGATGGAAGAAAGCAATTGGCTGATTTTCGATGAGCCGACGAACCACTTGGACATTGATGCAAAAGCGGAATTGAAACGCGCGATGCAAGCCTACAAAGGCACAATCGTACTCGTCAGCCACGAACCTGAATTTTACGAAGGCTTGGCAACAAAAGTCTGGAACGTTGAAGAATGGGTCAATGCTGGCAAGCAATCTCTTTAATAATATACAAACGACCTCTCCTTTTTAAGGAGAGGCCGTTTTTTAATAGGTTGTTAATTTAAATATCTTTTGGAATCCGTATACCCCGCGCTGCCAAAATGAGAATTCATCCTGGAATTTTTCAACGTCCAGGGTATAAAGAGCGTCTTCATTTGTCCATAAGCGATTGAAATAGCTATCCATTTCCCCGACTAACTCGCTGTCATTCGGTGCCACAATTCGAATATCGGCTTCCAGATTATAATTGTCCAGTGTCCGCTCCGTATAATTCGCTGAACCTCCCATCACAATTGTTTCTTCAGTAGTCTTGATCATGATGGATTTGGTATGGAATTGCCCGACCACGGTATTATACCAGCGGACTTTCATGTTTTCATTTGCCTCTTCGTACATTTCGTTGACAACAGGTCGGTTCGGCAGTCCGGTTTTTTCCGTACCGAAAGCGTTCTCGTTCGGATCAAGAATCATCCGCACTTCCACTCCCCGGTTTGCCGCTTCTTTCAAAGCCCCGACTACATCACTTTCAGCAATATAAAACATCGCTAGCCAGATGCTGTCTCCTTTCTTCGCTTTCCCAATATCCTGTATCAACGCATCAAATATTTGACTCTCAGTCAAATATTGAGCTTTATAGTTTCCTTCTTGCTCGGCAGCCTGTATCCTTGGAAACTCGGGACCGCCTGAGAATTTGGACACCGCTTCTTCCGATTCAAGGATGTCATTTATAATCGGCCCACTTACTGTAAAAGCCATGTTCCCATGGAGACCGCTGGCATTGTGCGGATTTGCGGAACTGATGATCGCTTCTTTTTCGGTGACGACCGTTTTCCGGTGGTTGGCTTTGATATTCATCATTTCCAGATACGAGGCGATTGACAGTTTAGGAGCATCGCTCGACATGCCATTCGCAATCCACCCTTGGCTGTCGGTATCGAACCATTGGAACAACACGCGGTAAAAGCCGGAATACAGTGGCGTGGAATCCCGCAATTGATCCAGATCGGTGAAAATGACTTCGACTCCTGCATCCTCCAATGTTCCAAGCAACTGGCTTCCATAAGAGCCATAGCCCGTATTTAATGGGTCAGTGATAAAATAGATGGGAATTTCCGGATTTCCCTGTTTTTTCTTCAATAAATGATCGGTCAGCAATTCCGCTACAGCAGGAAAAGCGGTTTTCTGGTCGTTGTAATTATCAAATAAAAACAAATCCAATACAATAAATTCTTCCGCCTGATCAATCATGTCGTATATTTTTTCGAAAATCTGCAGTTCATATTCCTTTTCTGACCCTTTCATGTCCTGGGCATAGGAAAGGTCGTAAAGCATATCAATATTTTCTACACTGTGCGTATTTCCTGCATAGGAAACACCGGGCGGCAATGGTTTATATGTATGCCAGACAATGACTGCTATGTATAATAAAGCCAGAATTCCCGCTATTCCTCTGACAATTCTTTTTCGCTTGCTCCACCCTTGGAACCTCTTTCTCTTCATATAGCCTTCCCCCTCGCTCTCATTATAGCAAGAAGAAATAAAAAGAAATTTATTATTTCTATGGAATAAAAAACCAGCTGAAAGATTCAGCTGGCTGACAGTTTAATATTAAGCTGTTTGTACATACTCACGCGTGCGTGCATCTTCCAGCAACATGTCTTTTAACCGTTGTTTGCCTCGGAACAAGCGTGATTTCACGGTTCCAATTGATACTTTCATGGCTTCCGCAATTTCAATCAATGACAATTGATGAACGTAGAAATACATGATCGTTGTGCGGTAAATGGAATCAAGTTCTGAAATCTTGTGGCGAATCATAACTGAAACGTCTTGCTGTTCCAGAATTTCTTCGGCTCCCGCTTCGTCAGAAGGAATCAAATCAAGAAGCGAAACATCCAATCCTTCCGGCTGATGCATCACATGCTTGCTGCGTCGTACATTTTTGCGGTACCGGTCACGGAAAGTATTCATGCAGATGGTCGTCAACCACGCTTTCAAATGATCCACTTCCTGAATCGATGACTCATAGCGCACAACTTTTAACCATACTTCTTGCATCAAATCTTCCGCTTCAGATTTATTGCGAGTCAATTTTAAGCACAAATGATAAATGTATCGGTTGTATTCTGTATATAAACTTTCCATGAATAGTGCCCCCGTCCGTTTTTCTTATTAACCTTATTGTGCCTTAACCGAAGCTTACGCTCTATCGGATTCACTTTCATAAACCTTACAAAGTTGTAATTTAGATAAGCGGAAGCGGCCGTAAAGATTCGACAGGCAAGATATGGACCAAAAGCAGTTTGGTCCATATCTTTGCGACGAAGCACATAGTGCTGCAACGCACTTTCATGTCTCGAAGCTAGCGCAGCGATGCAGAGACAGGAGCAATAAGGGTTTAGACAGAACAGCGAAGTGGCGCTCGTTGCCACACAGCTGGGATGGCTTATGACCCGAAGAGCTAGGCACTGAACTAGACACCAGAGTGGCTTATGACCCGAGAACCTCGCCGCTGCAGCTGGACACAAGAAAAGCGCAGGTGCCTGTGTAGCTCCGACAAGCGCTGGAAGGCTGGGCAGTGATGGCGCTCTTTGCCATCGCAGGCCAGACTGAAGCGACTCGAGGGTCTAGGCGTCGGAGCTGGACAATAAGAAAAGCGGAAGCACCCTTCCCTTTGACAAGAATAGATGCGAAAAAAGACAAAAAGAAAAACCCTGCCTTAAACAGGGTTTGCCATTATTTCTTCATCGGTGAGTTTAGTAATGGTCAACCGGATGATCCGGTTGCGGTCCATTTCATCGACTTTGACATGAAGGTTCTCATATGTGAATTCTTCGCCTTCATCCGGAACATGTCCCAGCTGCTGCATAACAAATCCTGCAATCGTGTCATGGTCATTCGGGACTTCGACATCAAACATATCATTGACGTCTTCAATTTCCAGACGTCCATGGCAGGATAATTGGGTTTCGGTAATTTCGAAGACCAGCTCATCGTCTTCTACGTCCGTTTCATCTTCAATCTCCTGTCCGATCATTTCCTCGATAATATCCTCATGAGTGACTATTCCAAGCGTTCCACCGTATTCATCCAGGATGACTGCCATGTGTTTTTTCTTGGACATCATCATTTTAAAGACTTTCTCGACGCTTACCGATTGCACAACAAAGAGCGGATTATCATCCATCAGTTCCGCAATCGTCAAATTCGGATTCATCGACCACTCAATCAATTTTTTCGAATAAAATAAGCCGACAATATTATCCAAGCTTTCTTCGTAAACCGGATAACGCGTATAAGCAGATGACAAGATCAAATCCCGGACTTCCTCGTAAGTAGAATCGATTGCAATGCCTACCGTATCGGTACGGTGAGTTGACATGACGTCGGACACATCTTTATTCGGAAAATCGAGAATGCCTTTAATCCGTTCTGATTCTTCCTCGGCAAAT is part of the Planococcus shenhongbingii genome and harbors:
- a CDS encoding RNA polymerase sigma factor, which encodes MESLYTEYNRYIYHLCLKLTRNKSEAEDLMQEVWLKVVRYESSIQEVDHLKAWLTTICMNTFRDRYRKNVRRSKHVMHQPEGLDVSLLDLIPSDEAGAEEILEQQDVSVMIRHKISELDSIYRTTIMYFYVHQLSLIEIAEAMKVSIGTVKSRLFRGKQRLKDMLLEDARTREYVQTA
- a CDS encoding hemolysin family protein, which gives rise to MFIALGICLVMSFFFSGSETALTAVNRMKVHLRAEQGDAKSLRVRKLIAKPDRMITTILIGNNIVNILMPTLVTTIALTRGWEVGLATAILTVIIIIFGEVLPKTIAATFADRLVYVVAPAISFFVIIFKPLTWLLSKFTNIFIRIISKGTVKEATLTKEELRSMVDIASTEGTFAEEESERIKGILDFPNKDVSDVMSTHRTDTVGIAIDSTYEEVRDLILSSAYTRYPVYEESLDNIVGLFYSKKLIEWSMNPNLTIAELMDDNPLFVVQSVSVEKVFKMMMSKKKHMAVILDEYGGTLGIVTHEDIIEEMIGQEIEDETDVEDDELVFEITETQLSCHGRLEIEDVNDMFDVEVPNDHDTIAGFVMQQLGHVPDEGEEFTYENLHVKVDEMDRNRIIRLTITKLTDEEIMANPV
- the abc-f gene encoding ribosomal protection-like ABC-F family protein; its protein translation is MSLLTVENLSHTFGDRTLFNDVSFRLVEGEHVGLVGANGVGKSTLMNILTGKIMYDSGRVEWQPKTHYGYLDQHTQLTPGRSMRETLQDAFLPLYKKEEELNDIAMQMGDADPDRLEELLEEMAEVQDALDAGDFYTLDVKIEEIARGLGLDAIGLERPVEALSGGQRTKLLLAKLLLEKPKVLLLDEPTNYLDEEHIQWLVNYLKNYPHAFLLISHDTEFMSSVTGVIFHLEFSRLSRYTATYEKFIELAELAKQQHLDAYERQADMIKKTETFIAKNKARASTTGRAKSRQKQLDRMDRIEKPEIAAKPQFSFKETRSPSRYVVEAEALTIGYDKPLLPPLTFMIERGEKIALVGMNGVGKSTLLKTMLGKVKPLDGDVLLGEYLTPSYFEQETKAPTHTPLDEIWSAYPSLDQGQVRGALARTGLKNEHISRSMTQLSGGEQAKVRLCKLMMEESNWLIFDEPTNHLDIDAKAELKRAMQAYKGTIVLVSHEPEFYEGLATKVWNVEEWVNAGKQSL
- a CDS encoding SE1832 family protein encodes the protein MEKNLRVNLVNRQELEYEIAELKSDYTRQQGDIEKLETTGHARMVDQAEERLEKMEQRLAELNKKLAEL
- a CDS encoding NADPH-dependent FMN reductase — translated: MKILLVDGTIIGSKTGVILEQVQTYIKDFNPEMELLILNLADYEHQFVDGRPLGEYNEDMREIVRRFENADGYIIASPIFQGSIPGVLKNTFDMLHPRTMRYKPVSIVANGGTYQHHLVIENQLKPILDYFRCLVTPNYVYTHTSHFDDNNTIINEDVHDRLRELARVFVQYAEMSKHLSKETIDNP
- a CDS encoding nuclease-related domain-containing protein, with the translated sequence MILKQRQAPPELFQLESLLKRLPPTHTQFPHWSEKLRRISAGYHGEQRIDSLWHEIDIPIPHYFIHDLFIQKQQSSHQIDTLLITSHFILILEVKSISGLLHFDVQTRQFSRTNKDGSIDGLRNPDDQVRRHEKWIEQFLTERKIKLPVIGAIVFTYPSAVIQSRAGKRIMIQSSGLPFLMDQLLKEYPREILSKALIKKLSGQLTKLHLIKPLSPLILPSGLLTGVLCSRCEREKMFYKRKNWFCNICLFSDPHAHLDALKQYRSLFGSTISNREFRAFTGISSVSAASKLLAASKMAFEGSFKDRVYHIPEDFLSADSILPS
- a CDS encoding phospholipase D family protein; protein product: MKRKRFQGWSKRKRIVRGIAGILALLYIAVIVWHTYKPLPPGVSYAGNTHSVENIDMLYDLSYAQDMKGSEKEYELQIFEKIYDMIDQAEEFIVLDLFLFDNYNDQKTAFPAVAELLTDHLLKKKQGNPEIPIYFITDPLNTGYGSYGSQLLGTLEDAGVEVIFTDLDQLRDSTPLYSGFYRVLFQWFDTDSQGWIANGMSSDAPKLSIASYLEMMNIKANHRKTVVTEKEAIISSANPHNASGLHGNMAFTVSGPIINDILESEEAVSKFSGGPEFPRIQAAEQEGNYKAQYLTESQIFDALIQDIGKAKKGDSIWLAMFYIAESDVVGALKEAANRGVEVRMILDPNENAFGTEKTGLPNRPVVNEMYEEANENMKVRWYNTVVGQFHTKSIMIKTTEETIVMGGSANYTERTLDNYNLEADIRIVAPNDSELVGEMDSYFNRLWTNEDALYTLDVEKFQDEFSFWQRGVYGFQKIFKLTTY
- a CDS encoding cation:proton antiporter; the encoded protein is MLIFFLGVLSQWIAWRLQLPAIVLMSISGLLVGPIFGIISPAERFGELFSPIISLAVAIILFEGSLNLNFKEVKNFSKPLWRIATWGAFIAWIAGSLAAHYMAGLSLAVSFVIGGLFIVTGPTVILPMLRQAKLKPRPAAILKWEGIVVDPFGALLALFAFQFVLFAMGEESASAFGLFFLASLFSVLLGIVAGWGMGRMFEKGQVPEFLKSPMVFAVVLLVFAVSDTVMPQTGLLAVTSMGIMMANMNITSINEMRHFKENISVLLISSIFVMLTASLSLDILIGIFNPRIIAFVLAMLFIVRPLSIWLSTIGTNLSFQEKLLVGWIAPRGIVALTVSGYFAATLMDAGFEDAELLTALTFALVFSTVVAHGFSIGWLGRKLGLVSSVEPGILIVGSSRFTVKLGKMLHDMNKNVLIVDSAWGRLRLAREEGVPNFNGEILSEHTEYEKDLTPYETMIVASENDSYNSLVTSNFVPKLGRTHLFQTAIHIGNPKDFHASLSGKTLFGPEWNIQALEEKAEEGYAMRKTQLTEQFTYEKFREKSVEGTIPLFIERAQGKIEFFTAENGAEPKTGDTIVSFSPPAHQEIRTQEKLETSRIKSGIQS